The proteins below are encoded in one region of Levilactobacillus namurensis:
- the mvk gene encoding mevalonate kinase, with protein sequence MKKSVIGKSNAKIILLGDHSVVYGQPAIALPLPSVTTTVQMTATTAGQTIASRYFDGPIAQLNHHLAGVVALITTLLERFDGTQTPFHMTITSDLPAERGMGSSAAVDVAITRAMYQFFDRPLSRSTLLDTVAIGEKITHGNPSGIDAATSSSAVPVWLIPHQTLQQLSFHLNGVLVIADSGVKGQTGQAVASVARRKTTFPQVTNQQINTLGQLSYTARECLADNQITRLGEALNTAQEQLSGLGVSSPELDHLITVAREAGALGAKLTGGGMGGCMIALCADQASAKRVKHALLTHGATATWTEVFQDEEEPA encoded by the coding sequence TTGAAGAAGTCGGTCATTGGGAAAAGCAATGCCAAAATCATTCTGTTGGGTGACCACAGTGTTGTCTATGGTCAACCCGCCATTGCCCTCCCCCTCCCTTCCGTAACCACGACCGTTCAGATGACGGCCACCACGGCGGGACAGACGATTGCCAGTCGATACTTCGACGGTCCCATCGCCCAATTAAATCACCACCTTGCCGGGGTCGTGGCGTTAATCACGACCCTTTTAGAACGGTTTGACGGAACCCAGACCCCCTTTCACATGACCATCACCAGTGATCTGCCAGCTGAACGGGGAATGGGGTCTTCCGCAGCCGTCGACGTGGCCATCACCCGGGCCATGTATCAATTCTTCGACCGGCCCCTATCCCGGAGCACTCTCTTGGATACCGTGGCCATCGGCGAGAAGATCACCCACGGAAACCCTAGCGGCATCGACGCCGCCACCTCTAGTTCCGCGGTGCCCGTCTGGTTGATTCCTCACCAAACGCTACAACAGTTATCCTTCCATCTAAACGGCGTCTTGGTCATCGCCGATAGCGGCGTAAAGGGTCAGACCGGGCAAGCGGTGGCTTCCGTTGCCCGGCGTAAGACCACGTTCCCGCAAGTGACCAACCAACAGATCAACACGCTCGGACAACTCAGTTATACCGCCCGGGAGTGCCTGGCGGATAATCAGATCACCCGCCTAGGGGAAGCCCTCAATACTGCCCAAGAACAGTTAAGCGGCTTAGGGGTCAGCTCTCCTGAACTGGACCACCTGATCACAGTTGCCCGGGAAGCCGGGGCCTTAGGCGCGAAGCTTACGGGCGGTGGCATGGGCGGCTGCATGATTGCGTTGTGTGCCGACCAAGCCAGCGCGAAACGGGTCAAGCACGCGTTGCTCACCCACGGGGCAACTGCAACCTGGACAGAAGTCTTTCAAGACGAGGAGGAACCCGCATGA
- the mvaD gene encoding diphosphomevalonate decarboxylase produces the protein MTAAVTARAHTNIALVKYWGKADTDLIIPQTDSLSLTLDQFYTDTQAQFDAALDHDVVVVNGQVLTDQASRKVRHVLDIVRDLAGTTTYATVTSTNHVPMAAGLASSASAFAALAGAASRAAGLRLTPRDLSRLARRGSGSATRSVYGGFVEWHAGHDDASSYAKPLMEDVDWPIAVVALVLDPHQKKVSSRQGMQASVTTSPYYPTWREVVQQDLTAIRPAILAHDFPTTGEILETNAMRMHALTLSANPPFSYFNGDSLAAMQTVRELRDAGHACYYTLDAGPNVKIFCETDELPAITQRLSDQFGTDRVLVAHPGPGIQWLD, from the coding sequence ATGACGGCAGCAGTAACGGCTCGGGCCCACACCAACATCGCGTTAGTCAAATACTGGGGAAAGGCCGATACTGACCTGATCATTCCCCAAACCGATAGTTTATCGTTAACGCTGGACCAGTTTTATACGGATACGCAAGCTCAATTCGACGCCGCCTTAGACCATGACGTGGTTGTGGTCAACGGCCAGGTCTTAACCGACCAAGCTAGTCGCAAGGTCCGCCACGTCCTCGACATCGTGCGGGACCTTGCGGGGACTACGACTTACGCCACCGTAACCTCCACGAACCACGTTCCCATGGCCGCGGGCTTGGCCTCCTCGGCTTCCGCCTTTGCGGCGCTAGCGGGGGCTGCCAGTCGGGCTGCGGGCTTACGGCTCACACCACGCGACCTATCCCGGTTAGCCCGGCGCGGTTCGGGGTCGGCAACGCGTTCGGTCTACGGGGGCTTCGTCGAATGGCATGCCGGCCATGATGACGCCTCCTCTTACGCCAAACCGTTAATGGAAGACGTCGACTGGCCCATCGCCGTGGTGGCGCTAGTGCTCGACCCGCATCAAAAGAAGGTCAGCTCCCGTCAAGGCATGCAAGCCAGCGTCACAACGTCACCATATTACCCGACTTGGCGTGAAGTGGTTCAACAGGACTTAACGGCGATTCGCCCGGCTATTCTGGCCCACGATTTCCCAACCACGGGCGAGATTCTCGAAACCAACGCCATGCGGATGCACGCGCTCACTTTGAGTGCCAATCCCCCGTTCAGTTACTTCAACGGCGACAGCCTAGCTGCTATGCAAACTGTCCGGGAACTGCGCGATGCGGGGCACGCCTGTTACTACACCCTAGATGCGGGGCCCAACGTCAAGATTTTTTGTGAAACGGACGAGCTTCCCGCCATTACGCAACGACTGTCTGACCAATTCGGGACCGACCGCGTCTTAGTCGCCCATCCCGGACCGGGCATTCAGTGGCTGGATTAA